From the genome of Flavobacterium ovatum, one region includes:
- a CDS encoding transglutaminase family protein translates to MEFTLKTTIQYDVYAPTTFVFNIQVLKESVNQKIKSETLEVSPFLPYKEYSLKGSKTRFIKLQATEFIPFTINYQAQIDVSYKWVAKKKLLKNTPIFNLKNEIIPFLTPTRNCPSDKLMEFAFNLFGHITTDLEKTLAINEWIFNNIKYVSGSSDANTTAYDTLNIKEGVCKDFAHLGIALCRALNIPARYFTCYASNIVPPDIHACFEAYLGNSWIVFDPTRLANLNQLVKIADGKDGSEIAVATLFGNAFCTYMNIECSQTNGESDNTYPSEDFFISY, encoded by the coding sequence ATGGAATTCACACTTAAGACAACAATTCAGTACGATGTATACGCTCCCACTACATTCGTTTTCAATATACAAGTACTAAAGGAGTCTGTAAATCAAAAAATAAAATCCGAAACACTCGAAGTATCCCCTTTCTTACCCTACAAGGAATACAGCTTAAAAGGTTCAAAAACTCGTTTTATAAAATTACAAGCTACAGAATTCATTCCATTTACCATCAATTACCAAGCACAAATTGACGTAAGTTATAAATGGGTCGCAAAAAAGAAACTTTTAAAAAATACCCCTATATTTAATTTAAAGAATGAAATCATCCCCTTTCTTACCCCTACACGAAATTGTCCTTCGGATAAATTAATGGAATTTGCTTTTAATCTCTTTGGCCATATTACAACCGATTTAGAAAAAACATTAGCAATTAACGAATGGATTTTTAACAACATCAAGTATGTAAGTGGTTCCTCTGATGCAAATACAACTGCTTATGACACCCTCAATATAAAAGAAGGTGTTTGTAAAGATTTTGCTCATCTGGGAATTGCACTTTGTAGAGCCTTAAATATTCCTGCACGCTATTTTACCTGCTATGCTAGCAATATTGTCCCTCCGGATATTCATGCTTGTTTCGAAGCATACCTAGGCAATTCATGGATTGTTTTTGACCCAACAAGATTGGCCAATTTAAATCAGCTAGTCAAAATTGCAGATGGTAAAGACGGCTCAGAAATTGCAGTGGCAACACTCTTTGGAAATGCCTTCTGTACTTATATGAATATTGAATGTTCGCAAACAAACGGAGAATCTGACAACACCTATCCTTCTGAAGATTTTTTCATATCTTATTAA
- a CDS encoding MBL fold metallo-hydrolase: MKVKFIGGAGTVTGSKTLIETSEMSILIDCGLFQGIKPLRELNWEPLPVLASSIDVVLLTHGHLDHCGWLPRLVNQGFEGKIYCTGPTAAVAKLIILDSAKIQEEEAEKAIKEKYSIHEIPEPLYTVEQAKKVFPLFSVVQPGEKLILEDGSEVIFNLVGHIIGACSISLFAEGKTLVFSGDVGRDDDVLLFPPTKPKVADYIFLESTYGDRLHPDTDAKLELELYVNKTVSNGGTVIIPSFAVERAQSVMFLLWQLKNENRIPDVPYIVDSPMGASAFEVFFNNTKWHKLTLADCQSMSKMFAINADYQETLAAINDKGPKVVIAASGMITGGRVLSYLVNYIGIPETTIIIVGYQAEGTRGKKLIEGAKSIKIYGNYYNVKAKILQIQGLSAHGDQHDLLGWLSDLETKPKKIFLVHGENEPADALRIKIKEIYGYDCTIPLMGQERKL; encoded by the coding sequence ATGAAAGTAAAATTTATAGGAGGAGCAGGAACCGTAACAGGTTCTAAAACCTTGATAGAAACTAGCGAAATGTCGATTTTGATAGATTGTGGACTTTTTCAAGGGATTAAACCGTTAAGGGAACTCAATTGGGAGCCTTTGCCCGTTTTAGCCTCTTCAATAGACGTGGTTTTGTTAACTCATGGACATTTAGATCACTGTGGTTGGTTGCCAAGACTTGTGAATCAAGGATTTGAAGGAAAGATTTATTGTACTGGTCCCACAGCAGCTGTGGCGAAATTAATCATATTAGATAGCGCTAAAATTCAAGAAGAAGAAGCTGAAAAAGCAATTAAAGAGAAATATTCGATACATGAAATACCAGAACCTTTATATACAGTAGAACAGGCTAAGAAGGTGTTTCCTCTTTTTAGTGTGGTACAACCTGGTGAAAAACTTATTTTGGAAGACGGAAGCGAAGTTATTTTTAATCTGGTAGGACATATTATTGGCGCTTGCAGCATCAGTTTATTTGCCGAAGGGAAAACATTGGTATTCTCTGGTGATGTTGGTAGAGATGATGATGTGTTGCTTTTTCCTCCGACAAAACCCAAAGTGGCTGATTATATTTTTCTTGAAAGTACGTATGGTGACAGATTACATCCTGATACTGATGCCAAATTAGAATTGGAGTTGTATGTTAATAAGACTGTTAGTAATGGAGGTACGGTTATTATACCCAGTTTTGCAGTGGAACGGGCTCAAAGTGTAATGTTTTTATTGTGGCAATTAAAAAATGAAAATAGGATTCCTGACGTGCCTTATATAGTGGATTCACCAATGGGAGCAAGTGCTTTTGAAGTTTTTTTTAATAATACCAAATGGCATAAGTTAACATTGGCAGATTGTCAATCGATGTCAAAAATGTTTGCTATTAACGCTGATTACCAAGAAACATTGGCGGCTATTAATGATAAAGGACCTAAAGTTGTGATTGCCGCTAGTGGAATGATAACAGGGGGACGTGTTTTGAGTTATTTAGTAAATTATATTGGTATTCCAGAAACAACGATCATTATAGTTGGATATCAAGCAGAAGGAACTCGGGGTAAAAAATTAATAGAAGGTGCGAAATCCATAAAAATTTACGGAAATTATTATAATGTAAAAGCTAAGATATTACAAATTCAAGGCTTGTCAGCTCATGGTGATCAACATGATTTGTTAGGCTGGCTTTCGGACTTAGAAACTAAACCGAAAAAGATTTTTTTAGTTCATGGTGAGAATGAACCAGCTGATGCTCTTCGGATAAAAATAAAGGAAATCTATGGTTATGACTGTACAATTCCTTTGATGGGCCAGGAAAGAAAGCTGTAG
- a CDS encoding DUF2309 domain-containing protein: MKHTKLGFEEQSVLHHLTHYLPAQAPLKDFVHHNTLHAFQDRKFFTALHESAEIFGYKTYMSLSEFRNKYSEKEISSSILHQVLFKKKSLNEQKIWLDKLLNKEYDLSSNPRIGKLRSHWKVEYKINLDKLVHSSLFRVLCSYLDQGIAIWSLPLHEDGFLASLRQLEKTSYVSLFKQKRAKELLLDETLTMEKLLHILVGDEKYFEEYLFDQQFAHPGWSGMIAAIENQPESLLDRRKISLKEVILFELLLEIDALDGEFGLNWAPISHLITQAPIKLFAEVKYDELYEVLSLWQQAFEWTLYDQVLLGVKATASTTKPIENPSFQALFCIDDRECSIRRHVEKQDAHAETFGTPGHFNVEFFYQPIDGKFYTKLCPAPVTPKFLIKEIGVSKKRETDIQYNKYSHSLIPGWIISQTLGFSSALRLFLNIFKPTMTPATSSSFRHLDKKSTLSIDFDAKNPSENDLQIGFKPEEMAQRVEGVLRSVGLIEGFSSLVYLVGHGATSANNTHYAGYDCGACCGRPGSVNAKVFAYMANDKKVRTILETRGITIPETTQFVGALHDTTRDDITFFDEELILESNLKTHQTNIQTLNIALDKNAKERSRRFESIDSNQSLEEVHEKVRRRSVSLFEPRPELNHATNALCVVGRRTLSRDLFLDRRSFMNSFDYSSDPNGDYLVGILNAVAPVCGGINLEYYFSRVDNQKLGAGTKLPHNVMGLLGVANGIDGDLRPGLPSQMIEVHDPVRLMVVVEHFPEIVFNAISKSPQTYEWFKNEWVRLVAVHPETKVLYVFENEKFDVYETIQDQIAKRYVENMFDDNFKENLPISILN, encoded by the coding sequence ATGAAACATACAAAATTAGGTTTTGAAGAACAGTCTGTACTTCATCACCTGACGCACTATTTGCCTGCGCAAGCTCCTTTGAAGGATTTTGTGCATCACAATACGCTTCATGCTTTTCAAGATAGAAAGTTTTTTACTGCACTTCATGAATCAGCCGAGATTTTTGGTTACAAAACTTATATGTCATTGTCTGAGTTTAGAAATAAGTACAGCGAAAAAGAGATAAGTAGTAGCATACTTCATCAGGTTTTATTTAAAAAAAAATCACTCAATGAACAAAAAATATGGCTGGATAAGCTATTGAACAAAGAGTATGATTTGTCAAGTAACCCTAGAATAGGAAAGCTGCGTTCCCACTGGAAAGTAGAATATAAAATTAACCTTGATAAATTAGTACACTCTTCTTTGTTTAGAGTGTTGTGTAGTTATCTTGATCAAGGAATTGCCATTTGGTCTTTGCCATTACATGAAGATGGTTTTTTAGCATCCCTAAGACAATTAGAAAAAACAAGCTATGTAAGCCTCTTCAAACAGAAGAGGGCCAAAGAATTATTGTTGGATGAAACTTTAACAATGGAGAAACTGCTCCATATTTTAGTTGGTGACGAAAAATATTTTGAAGAATATTTATTTGACCAACAGTTTGCTCACCCAGGTTGGTCTGGTATGATTGCAGCTATTGAAAATCAACCAGAATCTTTATTGGATAGAAGAAAAATTTCTTTAAAAGAGGTGATTCTCTTTGAATTACTTTTGGAAATTGATGCTTTGGATGGCGAATTTGGATTAAACTGGGCGCCTATTAGTCATTTAATTACCCAGGCGCCTATTAAATTGTTTGCTGAGGTAAAATATGATGAGCTTTATGAAGTGCTTTCGCTATGGCAACAAGCTTTTGAATGGACACTATATGACCAAGTATTATTAGGCGTTAAAGCAACTGCGAGCACAACAAAACCAATTGAGAATCCTAGTTTTCAAGCTTTGTTTTGTATTGATGATAGAGAATGCTCTATTCGTCGTCACGTAGAAAAACAAGATGCTCATGCTGAGACTTTTGGTACTCCAGGACATTTTAATGTCGAGTTCTTTTACCAACCTATTGATGGTAAGTTTTACACTAAACTGTGTCCCGCGCCAGTGACTCCTAAGTTTTTAATTAAAGAAATTGGAGTTTCTAAAAAAAGGGAGACTGATATTCAGTATAATAAATATTCTCATTCTCTAATTCCTGGTTGGATTATTTCCCAAACTTTAGGTTTTTCGTCTGCATTGCGTTTGTTTCTTAATATTTTTAAGCCAACAATGACTCCTGCGACTAGTTCTTCCTTCAGGCATTTGGATAAAAAATCAACTTTGTCCATTGATTTTGATGCTAAGAATCCTTCAGAAAACGATTTGCAAATTGGGTTTAAACCTGAAGAAATGGCGCAAAGAGTAGAGGGTGTTTTACGTAGTGTTGGCTTGATTGAAGGATTTTCTTCGCTAGTATATTTAGTTGGTCATGGAGCTACAAGTGCAAATAATACACATTATGCGGGTTATGATTGCGGAGCTTGTTGTGGAAGACCAGGTTCTGTAAATGCCAAAGTGTTTGCTTATATGGCAAATGATAAAAAGGTAAGAACTATATTAGAAACGAGAGGGATTACAATTCCAGAAACAACTCAGTTTGTTGGTGCGCTGCATGATACCACTCGTGACGATATTACTTTCTTTGATGAAGAATTGATTTTGGAATCAAATTTAAAAACTCATCAAACGAATATACAAACTTTAAATATTGCTTTAGATAAAAATGCTAAAGAACGTTCTAGACGTTTTGAATCTATTGATTCCAACCAATCTTTAGAAGAAGTTCATGAAAAAGTGCGTCGACGTTCAGTTTCTTTATTTGAACCAAGACCAGAATTAAATCATGCTACTAATGCATTATGTGTAGTGGGACGTAGAACGCTCTCAAGAGATTTGTTTTTGGACCGTCGTTCTTTTATGAATTCTTTTGATTATAGTTCAGACCCAAATGGAGATTATTTAGTTGGAATCCTTAACGCTGTTGCACCGGTATGTGGCGGAATCAATCTCGAATATTATTTCTCCAGAGTCGATAATCAAAAACTAGGGGCAGGAACAAAATTACCTCATAATGTTATGGGACTTTTGGGTGTTGCCAATGGTATTGATGGTGATTTACGACCAGGTTTGCCGAGTCAGATGATCGAGGTTCATGACCCTGTTCGTTTAATGGTGGTGGTAGAACATTTTCCTGAAATTGTTTTTAATGCTATTTCAAAATCCCCACAAACCTACGAATGGTTTAAAAACGAATGGGTAAGATTGGTAGCGGTTCATCCTGAGACGAAGGTTTTGTATGTTTTTGAAAATGAAAAGTTTGATGTCTATGAAACGATTCAAGACCAAATTGCAAAAAGATACGTAGAAAATATGTTTGATGATAATTTCAAAGAGAACCTTCCAATAAGTATTCTTAACTAA
- a CDS encoding VTT domain-containing protein, which produces MSSFDWKNLVDPLFYIHFDINGIKVGLYIVLFIVFAETGLFAGFFLPGDSLLFLAGIYNRELIENVLVLESDFINVFVLSTVVGIAGILGNIIGYWFGAKSGYYLYNKEDSFWFKKKYLIQSKDFFERHGGRAIIFARFLPIFRTFAPIVAGIVSMEKKKFMFFNVVSSFLWSFALIFAGHYLYGFLLENYQIDLKNHIEMIIIGLVIITLSPVIIKFAKKSPTSDE; this is translated from the coding sequence ATGAGTAGCTTTGATTGGAAGAATTTAGTGGATCCTCTTTTTTATATTCACTTTGATATAAATGGGATAAAAGTAGGTTTATATATCGTGTTGTTTATAGTATTTGCCGAAACTGGTTTGTTTGCAGGTTTCTTTTTACCTGGAGACAGTTTGCTTTTTTTGGCGGGAATTTACAACAGAGAATTGATTGAAAACGTATTAGTCTTAGAAAGCGATTTTATCAATGTTTTTGTGCTATCTACTGTAGTCGGTATTGCAGGTATTCTGGGTAATATTATTGGCTATTGGTTTGGAGCTAAAAGTGGTTATTACTTGTATAATAAAGAAGATAGTTTTTGGTTCAAAAAGAAATACCTCATTCAGTCTAAAGATTTTTTTGAAAGACATGGTGGTAGAGCAATCATTTTTGCTAGATTTCTTCCTATATTTAGGACTTTTGCACCTATAGTTGCTGGAATTGTTTCTATGGAAAAGAAAAAGTTTATGTTTTTTAATGTCGTTAGCTCTTTTTTGTGGTCTTTTGCATTAATCTTCGCAGGCCACTATTTATATGGGTTTTTACTTGAGAATTATCAAATTGATTTAAAAAATCACATCGAAATGATAATTATTGGATTAGTTATTATTACTCTTTCGCCAGTTATTATTAAATTTGCAAAGAAATCGCCAACTTCAGACGAATAG
- a CDS encoding restriction endonuclease yields MKVRRQSGDSVDYDPEKLKRSLLNSGASVIVVDKILQKLTNEVYDGITTKNIYKKAFSLLKKNANFHAARYNVKTAIHLLGPAGFYFEQYIARIFESEKYEAITNLTLQGRCVSHEVDVLVKKNDRIAMIECKFHGSKEAASDVKVPMYILSRYNDLKQVSHKIFSQKDQISECWIATNNRFTSDAKDFAICNDIKLLSWDYPKDNSIKVKNYRDCLYPVTCLTTITLAEKEKLLSLGVILARDLTTSPEKLSEIMISPRREKNILKEVTELCRCF; encoded by the coding sequence ATGAAAGTAAGAAGGCAATCTGGAGATAGTGTCGATTATGACCCCGAAAAATTGAAAAGATCTCTTTTGAATTCAGGGGCAAGCGTAATTGTTGTGGATAAAATTTTGCAAAAACTAACTAATGAGGTTTATGATGGTATCACAACTAAAAATATTTACAAAAAAGCATTTAGTCTACTGAAAAAGAATGCTAATTTTCATGCTGCAAGATATAACGTAAAAACGGCTATACATTTGCTTGGTCCCGCAGGATTTTACTTTGAACAATATATTGCTCGGATTTTTGAATCTGAAAAATATGAAGCCATAACTAATTTAACGCTACAAGGTAGGTGTGTTTCGCATGAAGTGGATGTATTGGTAAAAAAGAATGATCGTATTGCAATGATTGAGTGCAAGTTTCACGGTAGTAAAGAAGCAGCCTCAGACGTAAAAGTTCCCATGTATATTCTTTCTAGGTACAATGATCTGAAGCAAGTAAGCCATAAAATTTTTTCGCAAAAAGATCAAATTTCTGAATGTTGGATTGCTACTAATAATAGATTTACTTCTGATGCAAAAGATTTTGCAATATGTAATGATATAAAATTATTGAGTTGGGACTATCCTAAAGATAACAGCATAAAAGTTAAGAATTATCGTGACTGTCTTTACCCTGTGACCTGCTTAACTACTATTACTTTAGCTGAAAAAGAAAAATTGTTGTCATTAGGCGTTATTTTGGCTAGAGATTTAACGACTAGTCCAGAGAAATTAAGTGAAATTATGATAAGTCCAAGAAGGGAAAAGAATATTTTAAAAGAGGTTACAGAGCTTTGTAGATGTTTTTGA
- a CDS encoding circularly permuted type 2 ATP-grasp protein has protein sequence MSTPLSFIDSYKKTIKSYDEVIDKNGQVKPHWATLFEALEAVGMEELAIRNKEIVNKLKENGVTYNVYDSETGLVRPWKLDPIPFIIHQSEWATIEKGLIQRANLLDLIYKDIYGEQLLIKNNIIPAELVYDNTGFLRPCFDVNQKDYHQLTILACDIARGPDGKMWLLDNRVQSPSGTGYALENRIVMANVFPKLNKNIHRSKLGPYFNELQKTVGKFGTNSDNPNVVFLSPGEGNETYFEHVYLSSYLGYTLVEGSDLLVREGYVWLKTIDQLERVDVIIKRVDDLWCDPLELNSNSLLGIPGLLQVMRLGNVTVINPPGIAVLENHGLMAFIQNACKFLLKEPLIMNSTATWWCGQTKELNYVLNNLPKLIIKKTNRNLGVKSIYGRKLNEEELKELKITILKNPKEFVAQEEVSLSTTPSLIDGEIVPRLAVIRAFLISDGKNYKVMQGGLTRSSVIEDKFQISNQFGGISKDTWIITDNLKEQLEEEEQKEQIIEIKKSNQVSRSTALTSRNAENLFWVGRLSERTMVLTGFLKIIFSRLNENVSNHGKKQPEFLIVLLKALTHLTQSYPGFVGEDGVEDETVFEKPLAELISLIKDPEKEGSVAYNVQSLLYSINHISEKWNHDTKRIISLIEDSLTGLKESNANNLSRTTHGLDKLYIRMMAFYGNTYETLPRENGFFLFEAGKNIERFLSLISVIQTLFCFKRSDEVEQLLLESVLENHNLLAQYRSIYKSQISLVAVINMLFLEKNSPYTLAYILDTLSYNIGQLPKKSELNQLSIAEKKVLEASTIIKLIDPEELVQADEANYREVLDETINVVSNLLSSVTNGLSSLYFNHSVMQLSFLDTEKIDSDEV, from the coding sequence ATGAGCACGCCATTATCTTTTATAGATTCATATAAAAAAACGATTAAGTCATACGATGAAGTTATTGATAAAAACGGACAAGTAAAACCCCATTGGGCAACCCTTTTTGAAGCCTTAGAAGCGGTAGGTATGGAGGAGTTGGCTATTCGAAATAAAGAAATTGTTAATAAACTCAAAGAAAATGGAGTTACCTATAATGTATATGATTCTGAAACAGGATTGGTACGCCCTTGGAAATTAGATCCGATTCCTTTTATTATTCATCAATCGGAATGGGCTACTATTGAAAAAGGTCTTATTCAACGAGCTAATTTATTGGATTTAATCTATAAAGATATTTATGGAGAGCAGCTTTTAATTAAAAATAATATTATTCCGGCTGAATTAGTTTACGATAATACAGGTTTTTTAAGACCTTGTTTTGATGTCAATCAAAAGGATTATCATCAGCTTACTATTTTAGCTTGTGATATCGCTAGAGGTCCAGATGGTAAAATGTGGTTGTTGGATAATCGGGTTCAATCGCCTTCAGGTACAGGATATGCACTTGAAAATAGGATTGTAATGGCGAATGTTTTTCCAAAATTAAATAAAAATATTCACCGTAGTAAATTAGGGCCTTATTTTAATGAATTGCAAAAGACCGTTGGGAAATTTGGAACCAATTCAGACAATCCTAATGTAGTATTTTTATCTCCCGGTGAAGGAAATGAAACGTACTTTGAGCATGTATACCTTTCCTCTTATTTAGGGTATACCTTAGTTGAAGGAAGTGATTTATTGGTTCGAGAAGGCTATGTTTGGTTGAAAACCATTGATCAATTAGAGCGTGTAGATGTAATCATCAAGCGTGTAGATGATTTGTGGTGTGACCCTTTAGAATTGAATAGTAATTCGCTTCTAGGGATACCAGGTTTGTTGCAGGTGATGCGTTTAGGAAATGTGACGGTTATTAATCCTCCAGGAATAGCCGTTTTAGAGAATCATGGATTGATGGCTTTTATTCAAAATGCGTGTAAATTTTTATTGAAAGAGCCTTTAATTATGAATTCTACCGCTACTTGGTGGTGTGGACAAACTAAAGAATTAAATTATGTTCTGAATAATTTACCTAAATTAATTATTAAAAAAACGAATAGAAATTTAGGTGTGAAATCGATTTACGGGCGTAAATTAAATGAGGAAGAATTAAAGGAACTCAAAATAACCATTTTAAAAAACCCTAAAGAGTTTGTTGCTCAAGAAGAGGTTAGCCTGTCTACAACACCATCTTTAATCGATGGGGAAATTGTTCCTAGACTAGCTGTAATTAGGGCTTTTTTGATTTCGGATGGGAAGAATTATAAAGTTATGCAAGGGGGGTTAACCCGTAGTTCTGTGATTGAAGATAAATTTCAGATATCGAATCAATTTGGAGGCATATCTAAAGATACTTGGATTATTACAGATAATTTAAAGGAACAACTCGAAGAGGAGGAACAGAAGGAACAGATAATTGAGATTAAAAAATCAAATCAAGTTTCTCGTAGTACAGCTCTAACGAGTAGAAACGCTGAGAATTTATTTTGGGTAGGAAGATTGTCTGAGAGAACCATGGTTTTAACGGGTTTTCTTAAAATTATTTTTAGCAGATTAAACGAAAATGTAAGTAATCACGGAAAAAAACAACCGGAGTTTCTAATAGTTTTATTAAAGGCTTTGACACATCTGACGCAATCCTATCCTGGGTTTGTAGGTGAGGATGGAGTAGAAGATGAAACTGTTTTTGAAAAACCATTGGCAGAATTAATTTCACTTATTAAAGATCCTGAAAAAGAAGGTTCTGTTGCTTATAATGTGCAGTCGTTGTTGTATTCTATCAATCACATCAGTGAAAAATGGAATCATGATACCAAAAGAATTATCAGCCTTATAGAAGATAGTTTGACGGGGCTAAAAGAGTCGAATGCTAATAATCTTAGTAGAACTACTCATGGTTTAGATAAATTATATATCCGAATGATGGCGTTTTATGGTAATACCTATGAAACATTACCAAGGGAGAATGGATTTTTTCTATTTGAAGCCGGAAAAAATATTGAACGATTCTTGTCGCTTATTTCGGTTATTCAAACCTTATTCTGTTTTAAAAGGAGCGATGAGGTGGAGCAACTTTTATTGGAATCAGTACTTGAAAATCATAATTTGTTGGCTCAGTATAGAAGTATTTATAAATCTCAAATTAGTTTGGTGGCTGTAATTAATATGTTGTTCTTAGAGAAAAACTCTCCTTACACGCTGGCGTATATTCTGGATACACTTTCATACAATATTGGTCAATTACCAAAAAAATCAGAATTGAACCAGTTAAGTATTGCTGAAAAGAAAGTGCTAGAAGCCAGTACTATAATAAAATTAATTGACCCGGAGGAATTAGTTCAGGCTGATGAAGCAAATTACAGAGAAGTTTTGGATGAGACTATTAATGTCGTTTCTAACCTTCTTTCTTCTGTAACCAATGGATTATCTAGTTTGTATTTTAATCACTCGGTGATGCAACTTTCCTTTTTAGACACTGAAAAAATTGATTCTGATGAAGTATAA
- a CDS encoding transglutaminase family protein yields MKYKLVHKTTYTYVNAVHNYQCIICLHPVNSVSQVCEDYKLTIEPKPQNLYPRKDYFDNTKYYFSILKPHKVLQVTATSIVEVFPSKLLFVNSISCEAVLHLFRTKLALKNELLQYQLPSPFIFWDDEIKTFAESCLIADTPFYEAIAKLSSKIFTDFEFNSGATNLNTPLKTVLKERKGVCQDFTHLMIACLRSLGFAARYVSGYLETLPPKGKVKLQGSDASHAWISVYVPEMGWCEFDPTNNIIPGERHLVTAYGRDYSDISPLKGIIFSSGEHRVKVEVDVIPLG; encoded by the coding sequence ATGAAGTATAAATTAGTACATAAAACGACCTATACGTACGTAAATGCAGTGCATAATTATCAATGTATCATTTGTTTACATCCTGTAAATTCTGTTTCGCAAGTGTGCGAAGATTATAAGTTAACAATTGAGCCCAAGCCTCAGAATTTATATCCAAGAAAAGATTATTTCGATAATACTAAGTACTATTTTTCAATTTTAAAACCCCATAAAGTACTACAGGTAACTGCTACTAGTATAGTTGAGGTGTTTCCTTCTAAGTTATTATTTGTTAATTCAATTTCTTGCGAAGCGGTATTGCATTTGTTTAGAACCAAATTGGCTTTAAAAAATGAATTACTACAATACCAACTTCCAAGTCCATTTATTTTTTGGGATGATGAAATTAAAACTTTTGCGGAAAGTTGTTTGATCGCTGACACACCTTTTTATGAAGCAATAGCAAAGTTGTCTTCAAAGATCTTTACCGATTTTGAATTCAATTCTGGAGCGACTAACTTAAATACGCCATTAAAAACTGTTTTGAAAGAACGTAAAGGAGTCTGTCAAGATTTTACTCATTTGATGATTGCTTGCCTGCGAAGTTTAGGTTTTGCTGCTCGTTATGTTAGTGGTTATTTAGAAACTTTGCCTCCAAAAGGGAAAGTTAAACTACAAGGTTCTGATGCTTCACACGCTTGGATTTCCGTTTATGTACCAGAAATGGGTTGGTGTGAATTTGACCCTACTAATAATATCATTCCAGGAGAACGTCATCTTGTTACGGCATATGGTCGTGATTATTCGGACATATCTCCCTTAAAAGGAATAATTTTTAGCTCAGGTGAACATCGCGTTAAGGTGGAGGTTGATGTGATTCCATTGGGGTAG